One Solanum pennellii chromosome 10, SPENNV200 genomic region harbors:
- the LOC107001821 gene encoding squalene synthase-like translates to MGILRAILKHPEDIYPLLKLKVAAQYAEKQIPSQPHWAFCYIMLHKVSRSFSLVIQQLPVELRDAICIFYLVLRALDTVEDDTSVATEVKVPILMSFHRHVYDREWHFSCGTKDYKVLMDQFHHVSTAFLELGKQYKEAIEDITMRMGAGMAKFIYKEVESIDDYDEYCHHVAGLVGLGLSKLFHASGKEDVASDSLCNSMGLFLQKTNIIRDYLEDINEVPKCRMFWPRQIWSKYVDKLEDLKYEENSVKAVQCLNEMVTNALSHIEDCLTFLSTLRDPAIFRFCAIPQVMAIGTLAKCYNNIEVFRGVVKMRRGLTAQVIDRTRNMADVYGAFFDFSCILKSKVEFKDPHVAKTLKRLEVILRTCKNSGTLNKRKSFVIKSGPNYNSTFVVVLVVLVAILLGYQSGNRI, encoded by the exons atggggATCTTACGTGCAATTCTGAAGCATCCTGAAGATATTTATCCATTATTGAAGCTGAAGGTAGCGGCACAATATGCCGAAAAACAGATCCCTTCACAGCCACATTGGGCCTTTTGTTACATCATGCTTCACAAGGTCTCTCGTAGCTTTTCTCTCGTCATTCAACAGCTTCCTGTCGAGCTTCGTGATGCT ATATGCATTTTCTATTTGGTTCTGCGAGCGCTTGACACTGTCG AGGATGATACCAGTGTAGCGACAGAGGTGAAAGTTCCTATTTTAATGTCCTTCCATCGACATGTTTATGATCGTGAATGGCATTTTTCAT gCGGTACAAAGGACTACAAGGTTCTTATGGATCAATTCCATCATGTTTCAACTGCTTTTCTGGAGTTAGGGAAACA ATACAAGGAAGCAATCGAGGACATTACCATGAGGATGGGTGCAGGAATGGCAAAGTTTATATACAAGGAG GTTGAATCaattgatgattatgatgaatattGTCACCATGTAGCTGGGCTAGTTGGATTAGGCTTATCAAAACTTTTCCATGCCTCTGGAAAAGAAGATGTAGCTTCAGATTCTCTCTGCAACTCCATGGGATTATTTCTTCAG AAAACAAATATCATTAGAGATTATCTAGAAGACATAAATGAAGTACCCAAATGTCGTATGTTTTGGCCTCGTCAGATTTGGAGTAAATATGTTGACAAGCTCGAG GACTTGAAGTATGAAGAGAACTCTGTCAAGGCAGTGCAATGCCTGAATGAAATGGTCACTAATGCTTTGTCACATATAGAAGATTGTTTGACTTTCTTGTCTACACTGCGGGATCCTGCTATCTTTCGATTCTGTGCTATTCCACAg GTCATGGCAATTGGGACCCTGGCAAAGTGCTATAACAACATTGAAGTCTTCAGAGGAGTTGTAAAAATGAGACGTG GTCTCACCGCCCAGGTTATTGATCGGACCAGGAACATGGCAGATGTCTACGGTGCTTTCTTCGACTTCTCGTGTATTCTGAAATCCAAG GTAGAGTTTAAAGATCCACATGTGGCAAAAACTTTAAAGAGGCTTGAAGTGATCTTGAGAACTTGCAAAAACTCGGGAACCTTGAACAAAAG GAAATCTTTCGTAATCAAGAGTGGACCTAATTACAATTCAACTTTC GTTGTTGTCCTTGTTGTCTTAGTGGCTATCCTTCTAGGATACCAATCTGGAAACCGGATTTAG